A single Maniola hyperantus chromosome 11, iAphHyp1.2, whole genome shotgun sequence DNA region contains:
- the LOC117986705 gene encoding venom carboxylesterase-6-like, with translation MGWYYFSADTTRSFKIPKDRQLYNFIVVLTLVLFQQNVNAVIVPVEQGILRGEQRMTVTNDALYNIFKGIPYAAPPVGNLRFQPPQPAARWKGIRNATQHGNICTQVDYLTREFLRSSEDCLYLNVYTPNVTPTSPLAVMVYIHGGGFESGSGNDDYLGPDFFMSLNVVLVTMNYRLDAPGFLSLRSKEIPGNAGLKDQAAALKWVQRNIAQFGGNPNKVTIFGNTAGAICCLLHAISPMSKGLFQRVIAMSGVPLFDIGNEFESPRRGFTLGKIMGYETKNSTALFEFFQNVPAYKLIDTRPHTIISETYMNNLVKMYQFGPVVEQDFGQERFLTEDPVEAIINGNVNDVDIMIGYSNAEGLSGVSYFEEYLIDVYNRFPELFNPRRFLYYLSAVEYVPLSDAIVNYYFGEKPVSISTMEEFVTYLSDTYKYQSLRHMSDVYFTFTKRKYLYRFNGVSERNVYSKDALKYGLKGAGQRDIEMYLFQANEYNLPVVTNSKSFKIIKQITTLFANYAKFGNPTPDSSLRVRWDQYDATTQSFLDIGLNLTTGTQPEASIVQFWRNLYIQAGVPFYHVGNNTNNI, from the exons ATGGGGTGGTACTACTTCTCGGCCGACACCACAAG ATCATTTAAAATACCGAAAGATAGGCAgctttacaattttattgtgGTCTTAACACTTGTATTATTTCAGCAAAATGTGAATGCTGTCATAGTTCCTGTGGAACAGGGAATTTTGCGAGGAGAACAACGAATGACAGTCACCAATGATGCTCTCTACAATATCTTCAAAGGTATACCGTATGCCGCCCCACCTGTCGGCAATCTGAGATTTCAG CCCCCGCAACCAGCAGCACGTTGGAAGGGCATAAGAAATGCAACACAGCATGGAAATATTTGCACACAAGTTGACTACCTCACTAGGGAGTTTTTACGCTCAAGCGAAGATTGTCTCTATTTGAATGTTTACACTCCAAATGTGACGCCAACCTCACCGTTGGCAGTCATGGTTTATATTCACGGAGGAGGCTTCGAAAGCGGGTCGGGCAATGATGACTACTTGGGACCAGATTTTTTCATGAGCCTAAACGTTGTTCTTGTCACAATGAACTATCGACTGGATGCTCCTGGATTTTTGAGTTTGCGATCTAAAGAGATACCTGGAAATGCTGGTTTGAAAGATCAAGCCGCGGCTTTAAAATGGGTGCAACGAAATATTGCTCAGTTCGGTGGCAACCCGAATAAAGTCACCATCTTTGGGAACACCGCCGGCGCTATATGTTGTCTTCTACACGCCATATCACCAATGTCTAAAGGCCTGTTCCAGAGAGTGATCGCAATGAGCGGGGTGCCTCTTTTTGATATCGGTAATGAGTTTGAATCACCACGAAGAGGTTTTACGCTTGGGAAAATTATGGGATATGAAACCAAGAACTCCACTGCGCTTTTCGAATTCTTTCAAAATGTTCCAGCATATAAACTCATAGATACTAGACCACATACAATAATTTCGGAAACATATATGAATAATCTCGTGAAAATGTATCAATTCGGGCCGGTAGTGGAGCAAGACTTTGGTCAGGAGAGATTTTTAACTGAAGACCCCGTGGAAGCGATCATAAATGGAAATGTTAACGATGTCGATATAATGATAGGTTACTCTAATGCTGAAGGTTTGTCTGGTGTTTCTTATTTCGAAGAGTATTTGATTGATGTATACAACAGATTTCCCGAGTTATTCAATCCTAGAAGATTTCTGTACTATCTCAGTGCAGTTGAATATGTACCGTTGTCTGATGCTATTGTGAATTATTACTTCGGAGAAAAACCTGTTAGCATAAGCACGATGGAGGAGTTTGTTACTTATTTATCGGATACATATAAATATCAATCGTTGAGGCACATGAGCGACGTATATTTTACATTTACGAAAAGGAAATACTTGTATCGATTTAATGGCGTATCGGAGAGAAACGTTTATAGCAAAGACGCACTTAAATATGGGTTAAAGGGAGCAGGTCAAAGGGACATTGAGATGTATTTATTCCAAGCAAACGAGTACAATTTGCCAGTAGTTACAAACAGTAAATCCTTCAAAATAATCAAGCAGATAACGACATTATTTGCCAACTACGCTAAATTTGG CAACCCAACACCTGACTCATCGTTGAGAGTACGTTGGGACCAATACGACGCCACAACACAAAGCTTCTTGGACATCGGCTTAAATCTGACAACAGGCACTCAACCGGAGGCGTCCATCGTGCAGTTTTGGAGGAACCTATACATACAAGCTGGCGTTCCCTTTTATCATGTTggaaataatacaaataatatataa
- the LOC138403004 gene encoding uncharacterized G-patch domain protein DDB_G0278987-like, whose protein sequence is MNTGSKFVQIESKQLELTDSKIIMEDYNTETPEIVPDNILKRCDSKQFFETEESKGEIVKVTNGNIESENDATDGILLCLRNNMEHNNNIDFKYMEDFKEIDINLQENEKVTAEINFINIGMNIQEDQKSYEGEICKDKKIPEINETVQNESHISENANLDNKISGHEKEEIRTDNDKDSNQEKHENVTKNDCDEYIKNKRLRQQTREKYVDFLSDNEDFVWSSSSWEHSSSGSVSDGTKKTKKSKKSKKKNERSKKTTKSKVQEEENEVSEVEGREKKKQKNKRKENKAKKDSGHEYVNSKGKVIPAKEMKQNPCNPQNCSNACYEITDEKRKAIFLHFWGLSSERRKDWLVSHSKKMGVKRKRADTAKRTNTFNYFINDGEGQAQVCQQFLTCTLDLKQKTLYNTVNNASFGSAKEDMRGKHEPRNKTPNLVTEKVPNIHKGITSFAFTLLQEK, encoded by the coding sequence ATGAACACAGGATCAAAATTTGTACAAATTGAATCTAAACAACTTGAACTGACAGACAGTAAAATTATAATGGAAGATTACAACACTGAAACACCTGAGATAGTACCAGACAACATACTGAAGCGATGTGATAGCAAGCAGTTTTTTGAGACAGAAGAAAGCAAAGGAGAAATTGTAAAAGTTACTAATGGAAATATAGAATCTGAAAATGATGCTACCGATGGCATATTGTTATGTCTTCGAAACAACATGGAGCACAACAATAACATAGATTTTAAATACATGGAAGATTTCAaagaaatagatattaatttacAGGAAAATGAAAAGGTAACCgctgaaattaattttattaacataGGAATGAATATACAGGAAGACCAAAAAAGCTATGAAGGAGAGATTTGTAAAGATAAGAAAATACCTGAAATAAATGAAACAGTACAAAATGAATCGCATATAAGCGAAAACGCCAATTTGGATAATAAGATAAGTGGACATGAAAAAGAAGAGATAAGAACTGACAATGATAAAGATAGTAACCAAGAGAAgcatgaaaatgttacaaaaaatgATTGTGatgaatacataaaaaataagcgGTTGAGACAACAAACAAGAGAGAAGTACGTAGACTTTTTGTCAGATAATGAAGATTTTGTATGGAGTTCTTCATCATGGGAACATTCATCTTCTGGATCGGTATCCGATGGTACGAAGAAAACTAAGAAAAGTAAGAAATCAAAGAAGAAAAATGAGAGATCTAAGAAGACTACGAAATCGAAGGTTCAAGAAGAAGAGAATGAAGTTTCTGAAGTTGAGGGTAGAGAAAAGAAGAAACAGAAgaacaaaagaaaagaaaacaaagCAAAAAAAGATTCCGGGCATGAGTATGTAAATTCTAAAGGAAAAGTTATTCCAGCCAAAGAAATGAAACAAAATCCCTGTAATCCACAAAATTGCTCTAACGCATGTTACGAAATAACGGATGAAAAGAGAAAagctatatttttacatttttggggTTTATCGTCTGAAAGACGTAAAGACTGGTTGGTAAGCCATTCTAAAAAGATGGGTGTAAAAAGAAAGCGAGCAGATACGGCTAAGCGTACCAAcacttttaattactttattaacGATGGTGAAGGGCAAGCCCAAGTGTGTCAACAATTTTTGACTTGTACACTAGATCTCAAGCAAAAAACATTGTACAATACAGTAAACAACGCATCATTTGGTAGTGCAAAAGAAGATATGCGTGGAAAACACGAACCCCGAAATAAAACCCCAAATTTAGTTACCGAAAAGGTACCGAACATACATAAAGGAATTACCAGCTTTGCCTTCACACTACTGCAGGAAAAATAG